From a region of the Mobula birostris isolate sMobBir1 chromosome 28, sMobBir1.hap1, whole genome shotgun sequence genome:
- the LOC140188926 gene encoding histone H1-like: MTEIAPAETAPPAAPTAAKKTPKKKAAGRSKPAGPKLGEQIDKIVADCRDRKGMSAVAIMKALTSSGVDVGKRRAQIRMCIRKRVESGSLVQTKGAGLSGSFKSGQGKSAVKANKPSVKKSAIKKSPSKKSGAKNPAAKKAAAKKPAVKKAAAKKPAAKKAAAKKPAAKKTAAKKPAAKKAAAKKPAASKPKSPKKLAAPKKAAAKKTAVKK, translated from the coding sequence ATGACCGAGATAGCACCCGCCGAAACGGCTCCTCCAGCCGCACCCACCGCCGCAAAGAAGACTCCCAAGAAGAAGGCGGCCGGCCGGAGCAAACCAGCCGGTCCCAAACTGGGCGAACAAATCGATAAGATTGTGGCGGATTGTCGCGATAGGAAGGGGATGTCCGCTGTGGCCATCATGAAGGCTCTGACCAGCAGCGGTGTCGATGTGGGGAAACGTCGCGCCCAGATCAGGATGTGCATCAGGAAGAGAGTGGAAAGCGGCTCCTTGGTTCAGACCAAGGGCgcgggtctttcgggatcctttaAATCCGGTCAGGGGAAAAGTGCCGTGAAAGCGAACAAGCCATCGGTAAAGAAATCTGCCATCAAGAAATCTCCCAGCAAGAAGTCTGGCGCCAAGAACCCAGCGGCTAAGAAAGCGGCAGCTAAGAAACCAGCGGTTAAAAAAGCGGCAGCTAAGAAACCAGCGGCTAAAAAAGCGGCAGCTAAGAAACCAGCGGCTAAAAAAACGGCAGCTAAGAAACCAGCGGCTAAAAAAGCGGCAGCTAAGAAACCAGCGGCGTCGAAGCCAAAGAGCCCCAAGAAACTCGCAGCCCCGAAGAAGGCGGCGGCCAAGAAGACAGCAGTCAAAAAGTGA